TGATAGACCAGTCGTCATCAGACCTAGAGTGAAAGTGATCGTAAGCCGATTGCTAGCCAGAGTGCTTACGGGCACTCAAAGCCAGCCTGTGGTGGTTGTCGTTTCGAGTAGCAGCATAGGGTAGATTTGACTGATCCTTTAGTGTTTTTTgggtttgtatatatatattttcaattTGACTGATCCTTTAGTGTTTATTGGGTTTGTATATATTTTGGATTTCTTGGATTTGTCAATAGTGTGGCTGTTGGATTTGACTAATACTTTAGTGTTTTTTGGGTTTGTAGATATTTTGGATTTGACTGATCCTTTAGTGCTTTTTGGGTTTGTACATATTTTGGATTTGTCAATATTGTGGCTGTTGGATTTGACTGATCCTTTAGTGTTTTTTTGCATGTATTATGTACTCTGATCACTTATTACTATATATTGGAACGGTGATAGGGACAAGTTGTAAGCCATACTTGTATGGTCTTATGCAGAGTcacatatgatatatatatcgtactagatgaatacccgcttcaccgggtacggctgcgccgggaagaagtcaagCCAAATACCcagctgcgccggggacccggctaagccggcgcaccgcacggaggaagggagataaacgcggctgaaaacactggagaagataaggaagagttactgggaatggatccagagaaaaaccaaaatcggttcagcgctgcgcgctgagagcacgtgttgaaatatctcatcgatgaggttgtgtccggggtgtagctgaatacggtctccaaatttgaaaaagatcgaccgagaactttggccgtgcatcgcgaacagacacacagacacaagtgtctgtctgtctgtctgtctgtctgttcgcgatgcacggccaaagttctcggtggatctttttcaaatttggacaccgtattcagctacaccccggacacaacctcatcgatgagatatttcaacacgtgctctcagcgcgcagcgctgtgcgcgctgaaccgattttttgttgttgttgttgttgttgttgttgtcgggatccactaccagtaactcttccttatcttctccagtgttttcagccgcgattatctcccttcctccgtgtggcgtcaatccatattcccgttactacgttactatttttagaaggtcactgcacgttactatttttagaaggtttccaatgttttgcgcgtttatctcctttccatCCTTTTGAACTACACAATAAACAGtatcagtctctcagtctctcagtctctctctgtgatctCAATGTGTCAACTCCATATTTTACACTTTGGATTTAAGCCTTATCACTTACCTGGGCATGAAAGTCAAGTGTTCAGTATTACAACTTGATAATCTGAATCGATAACTACGAAAATTGTTGGAGCTCCAAATGTTCGAAAAGTTCGTTTTCATCATGTTCCATTTCGCTACATTTCACTACATTTTGCTACATTTCGCTACATTTCGGAAAAAATAACTACTGCTGGCAGGGCTCCATGCCTAGACACCTCAAACACAACAAgaatttgttgttgatgtttaaGCCTACCGCAGGTAAGGTCATTTCGATCTTTATGACTCTCTGTGTTGAATATTGGTTGCTGGATCCTACTGAAACAAACGCAGACTCTGTCACTGTTCTTATTTGTCAAAATAACATAAACATAAACATCGCCCAAATAATCAATAACAAATCACACCAGAGTCTTGACACCGGCCTCCACGCATCAGTGAACTGAACGCATCAGTGAACGCATCAGTGAATTATTACTACACCAACAACGCGGATATGCACGTTTTGGCAATGAATTAAGTGTCTTTTGAAATAAAAACATCGCTGTGAAAATTTACAACTGCCTATGTGTGCAGTGCCAAAGATGAACAATGCCGaaggtaaaaaaataaaaaataaaaaaaataaaaaaattaaagtcAATGTATTAGGCGTATTTTTTCCTTCTGATCCTGGAACTGTTTCGACTATaaagattttttgttgttgtaaaaggaAGTTAATTACTTGATTTGCAGACTTCAAAACTGAAGCTACCCTTTTCTGACTTCTTAGAGATAAACTTACACAAATTCCTGACAAATGAAAAACCAACAACATTACTACTACATGGTTTTGTTTAAATTgaggtaaaaaaataaatcactgCAAGCAAACAATTACTTTTGGGGGCCCTGCAGCTCGATCCTTTCCAATGCATGGAAGCTCGATAGCAAGTGTGCATGGGTGCCAATGGCGGCACAGATTAATTCACAATAATGGACAGTCAGGAATGGTTGTTATGCAGTTGAGACTTTTTGTTAAGAGTAGGGACAGTACAGAAATAGATCACTAATCCTTTTATTTGAATTCAGCAGaactgcataaaaaaaaaacccatgtgtttgtgtttctaaCAGAGGAATGCTTTTCGGGAACTAACACTGTTACTGTGAAACCCAAACCAAATATTGAGAGTGACAAATCTGAATGATTAAGTACAGTTGTTTTTGAGCCATCCTATGAGTGCAATGTGTGAAATGAGTTAAACTTAAAAACGATTTTTAGCTTGTTATTTATGAGAGACCTGAAAGATAATGTTTGAAATGAAATGGGGAATTTAGAAAGCGTTGGTTTAATCATGAAGTGACACTACATGTACACCAAAATTTGACATTAAATCACACAGCAGTTAAAACACTCTTGCTTTCAGATGACCACCAAGTCTGCTTCACATATTGAAAGAGAATGGGGTGCTTCAGATGCATGCCTGTCATGAACGCTGGCTGTCTGCATGTCGTCGTCATGTCACTACTGTCAGCAATGATGCTGTTCTCCCCACAGGTCTCTGCAGCAGCGAGTGATGGAAACGGCCCTCCTAAACTCCTCCTTGTTTCGTTTGACGGTTTTCGCTGGAATTACCCGAGTAAACTCCCAGCATCCAAGCTCCCCAACTTTCAAGCCTTTATCGACAAGGGGGTGCATGTGAGATGGGTGGAAAATGTATTCCCGACAATCACGCAGCCCAACCACATGAGCATGGTCAGTGGTTTGTATGTGGAGAGCCATGGACTTGTCCACAACCATTTCTACGATCCATTATTGAATGCCACATTTCCACCGAAGGTGCTGAAAGAGAATGATTCAAAGTGGGTGGATGTAGGAGCAGAACCCATATGGGTCACCAACTCCAAAGCCGGCGGCGAAAGATCATCAGGCAGCATCTACTGGCCATCGTCCACGGCCAAGATCAAAGGTCATCTTCCAGATAAACTGAAGCTAGGTCACTGGGATGACATCACCCCTGAAGAAAAGGTGGACTTGGCGTTTGAGTGGCTGGCTCACGAGTCTGACCCTGCCAACTTTGTGGCTATGTACTTCGGCAACCCTGACCACATGTCTCACGTGCATGGACCGGACTCCCAAGAAGTTTTGGACATCATCATTTCTCGCGACAAAATTGTTGGAAAAATCTTATCCAAGATACAGGAGAAGGGGCTGGAGGATAAACTCAATGTGATCATCACTGCCGACCACGGCCATGCGCCAGTCTACAACCAGACGATGATCAATCTTGACTTGCTCGTGGACCCGTCGTCATATAAGACGTACCAGAAGGTACAGGATGGTCGTGCAGTGGTGATGCTGACTCCAAATGAAGGTATGATTGACCTACCTCTACCTCTGCCTCTAAAGTAGTTGCATAATAGTGAACAATGCCTTGGAAACTACACAGATGAACATTCTTGTACAcaaaccttgactaaatgtaaaaaggtgtttgtgttaatttttGAGAAAATTTTTTTCATGCTGTGGATTTTACCTTCTGACTTGCATGCAGGTACTTTGTATATTGAGTAACATTTAGGGGTAATTGTGAACGTACCTAATTCATTACTTGCCCTAAAGGACTTTGCATGTTACAGATGAACCCGCCTTTATAAGACCCTGGTTAACCAATTCCGTACTCCTCTGGGTTATTTAAAAGACTGATCTTCAGTGCTTAGCACTATACTGCTCATGATCCAATCAAtcccatgttgtgttttcttctttttttcccccttggTTAACAAATTATGCTTATCTTTGTTTCTGAAGGCTTCTTTGACAAGGTGGTTGATAGTCTGAAGCACCGAAATCTCCACGTGGCGATTAAAGGAAAAAGCAAAGACCTGGTTGATCTTCACTACTCCAACAATGTTCGCATCCCCCCCATTGTCCTATATGGGGAGCAAGGTTGGATCATCGGAACAAATAAAACAACGTTCCTGAGTGGAAGTAAGTTTGCAGCAGAATTTAATTTGCAGTCAATAGATATTGCTGCATATTAATTGGGTACAGCAGAAGACCTCCAAAACTAGGTCTTAAAATTATGTCTTAATTTTAAAGTGGAGTTACATTGATGGTGGCTATGCACAaaacatctgaaaaagcaaggtctcaaAACAACAGATGCAATAGCCTT
The sequence above is a segment of the Littorina saxatilis isolate snail1 linkage group LG3, US_GU_Lsax_2.0, whole genome shotgun sequence genome. Coding sequences within it:
- the LOC138962055 gene encoding bis(5'-adenosyl)-triphosphatase enpp4-like, which translates into the protein MGCFRCMPVMNAGCLHVVVMSLLSAMMLFSPQVSAAASDGNGPPKLLLVSFDGFRWNYPSKLPASKLPNFQAFIDKGVHVRWVENVFPTITQPNHMSMVSGLYVESHGLVHNHFYDPLLNATFPPKVLKENDSKWVDVGAEPIWVTNSKAGGERSSGSIYWPSSTAKIKGHLPDKLKLGHWDDITPEEKVDLAFEWLAHESDPANFVAMYFGNPDHMSHVHGPDSQEVLDIIISRDKIVGKILSKIQEKGLEDKLNVIITADHGHAPVYNQTMINLDLLVDPSSYKTYQKVQDGRAVVMLTPNEGFFDKVVDSLKHRNLHVAIKGKSKDLVDLHYSNNVRIPPIVLYGEQGWIIGTNKTTFLSGKGEHGWDPRYAPSMYPFFMASGPAFKKGVRNEAPFHIVDMYSLMCHVLGLTPAPNNGSLSNTAHILSASVSTVTTYIEIVIGILVVIVAVVIILFIIRSLQKKKNITASYKRTFTEESSRGMMAEGVVEFKDEDL